Proteins co-encoded in one Desulfitobacterium hafniense DCB-2 genomic window:
- a CDS encoding CarD family transcriptional regulator has translation MFDIGDRVVYPMHGAGIIEAIEEREVLGESHQYYVMNIPVGNMKVYIPLKNVNQLGIRGVISSEEVPQVLKILENESTLPALAWNRRYRANMDRIKSGDIYSVAEVVRSLSQRDREKGLSTGEKKMYDNAYQILVSELILAEGVQADEMSERIKGLLA, from the coding sequence ATGTTTGATATCGGAGATAGAGTGGTTTACCCTATGCACGGGGCAGGTATCATTGAAGCTATCGAAGAGCGGGAAGTTCTTGGCGAGTCCCATCAGTACTATGTCATGAATATTCCCGTAGGGAATATGAAGGTTTATATACCTTTAAAAAATGTGAATCAATTGGGTATACGGGGGGTTATCTCTTCCGAAGAGGTGCCTCAGGTTTTAAAAATTCTAGAAAATGAAAGTACTCTGCCTGCTTTGGCCTGGAACAGAAGATACCGGGCCAATATGGATCGAATAAAAAGCGGGGATATATATTCTGTTGCGGAGGTGGTGCGCAGTCTTTCTCAAAGGGATAGGGAAAAGGGCTTATCGACAGGTGAGAAGAAAATGTATGATAATGCTTATCAGATTCTCGTCAGCGAATTGATTCTGGCCGAGGGTGTGCAAGCAGATGAAATGTCAGAGAGAATTAAGGGACTTCTTGCCTAA
- a CDS encoding PIN/TRAM domain-containing protein translates to MIRNIVRVIITVLAGAIGFYLNVVLMRLDVLQSLGWQISPIWAFVAMVAIFAILGFLIAPASMRGFLKMISWFDARMTKVPTHDLIGGAVGVIIGLIIASLLSSALRGIPIIGSVISIILSVSLGYLGLIIGVKRKEEVLGFFTFLPKFKGDKGEKGKGKDGNRQSLGAALPNYKILDTSVIIDGRIADIVQTGFLEGTLLIPGFVLEELQHIADSSDLLKRNRGRRGLDILNQISKEELANNVEIMEIDFEDISEVDSKLVRLGQNLGAPILTNDYNLNKVAELQGVKVLNINELANAVKPIVLPGEEMEVQVMKEGKEPGQGVAYLDDGTMIVVDTGRRYMGQTITVLVTSVLQTAAGRMIFAKPKALVEKKSIGLSGTNEVNALG, encoded by the coding sequence ATGATTCGCAACATTGTGCGCGTTATCATCACGGTTTTAGCAGGTGCCATAGGTTTTTACCTTAATGTTGTTCTTATGAGACTTGATGTGCTCCAGTCTCTGGGATGGCAGATTTCTCCCATTTGGGCTTTTGTGGCGATGGTAGCAATTTTTGCTATTCTCGGCTTCCTGATTGCTCCGGCGAGCATGCGAGGTTTTTTGAAGATGATTTCCTGGTTCGATGCCCGCATGACTAAAGTGCCTACACACGATTTGATTGGTGGAGCAGTTGGTGTTATTATCGGACTTATAATTGCTAGTTTATTAAGCAGTGCCTTGAGGGGCATCCCCATTATCGGCTCTGTAATATCCATTATTTTAAGCGTTTCCCTTGGTTATTTAGGTTTGATCATTGGGGTAAAACGCAAAGAAGAGGTTTTGGGCTTCTTCACCTTTCTTCCGAAATTTAAAGGGGATAAAGGAGAGAAAGGCAAGGGCAAGGATGGCAATAGACAAAGTCTTGGCGCAGCTCTGCCCAATTATAAAATTTTGGATACCAGTGTGATTATCGATGGGCGTATTGCGGACATCGTTCAGACCGGCTTTCTTGAAGGCACACTTCTGATCCCGGGCTTTGTTCTGGAAGAGCTTCAGCATATCGCGGACTCCTCCGATCTGCTGAAGCGCAACCGCGGTCGTCGGGGCCTGGATATCTTAAACCAAATCTCCAAGGAAGAGTTGGCAAACAATGTGGAGATCATGGAGATAGATTTCGAAGATATTTCTGAAGTGGACAGCAAATTGGTCCGCTTAGGGCAGAATCTTGGCGCTCCTATCCTCACCAACGACTATAACCTTAATAAGGTAGCGGAACTGCAAGGGGTCAAGGTCCTCAATATCAATGAGCTGGCCAACGCAGTGAAGCCTATTGTCCTTCCCGGAGAAGAAATGGAAGTTCAGGTGATGAAAGAGGGCAAGGAGCCGGGACAAGGGGTAGCCTATCTGGATGACGGCACCATGATCGTTGTGGATACCGGCCGGCGTTATATGGGGCAAACCATCACCGTGTTGGTAACAAGTGTACTGCAGACTGCCGCGGGACGGATGATTTTTGCCAAACCCAAAGCTCTTGTTGAAAAAAAGTCGATTGGCCTGTCGGGGACGAATGAGGTGAATGCGCTTGGTTAA
- the ispD gene encoding 2-C-methyl-D-erythritol 4-phosphate cytidylyltransferase — protein sequence MVKLGVIIPAAGQGKRMGASVNKQFLPLQGRPLLAHTLSLFERSGAVAEIVIVSAKEDRERIAELVRTEGFQKVSAIVLGGEERQESVFAGVKALSSLIQRVAVHDGARPLLTCLELNRFFTEAEKFGAAIMAVPVKDTIKRVDAQGKVLETPPRETLRAVQTPQVFARSLLEEAHHKAREAGYLTTDDAALIEWLGHPVQTLMGSLENIKITTPEDLDLAEAILAKRMNQVNHGDRSLDSL from the coding sequence TTGGTTAAGCTGGGTGTCATCATCCCTGCTGCAGGTCAAGGAAAACGCATGGGAGCCTCTGTCAATAAACAATTCCTCCCTTTACAGGGACGCCCGCTTCTCGCCCATACTCTCTCGCTCTTTGAGCGGTCCGGGGCTGTCGCTGAGATTGTAATTGTCAGTGCAAAAGAGGATAGGGAACGAATCGCTGAATTGGTTCGTACAGAAGGTTTTCAGAAGGTCTCCGCCATTGTCTTAGGCGGAGAAGAACGTCAGGAATCAGTATTTGCGGGGGTAAAGGCTCTTAGCTCGTTAATCCAAAGGGTGGCGGTCCATGATGGGGCCCGCCCCCTTTTGACTTGTCTGGAATTAAACCGGTTTTTTACAGAGGCGGAAAAGTTTGGGGCAGCCATTATGGCTGTTCCGGTCAAGGATACGATTAAACGAGTCGATGCCCAGGGCAAGGTCCTGGAGACACCTCCCCGGGAAACCCTGAGGGCTGTCCAGACTCCCCAAGTCTTTGCCCGCTCCCTCCTGGAAGAAGCCCATCATAAGGCAAGAGAAGCGGGGTACCTCACCACGGACGATGCCGCTCTTATCGAATGGCTGGGTCACCCTGTCCAAACCCTGATGGGTTCCCTGGAAAATATCAAAATCACCACTCCCGAAGACCTGGACCTGGCCGAGGCTATCCTCGCCAAGCGAATGAATCAGGTGAATCATGGGGACAGGTCCCTTGATTCACTCTAG
- the radA gene encoding DNA repair protein RadA: MAKVKTRFFCQSCGQESPRWLGKCPGCGEWNTLVEEVVERAAAKRTPLGVKATPLTEIQIREEERVSSGSQELNRVLGGGIVPGSFVLLGGEPGIGKSTLLLQTAGLLAKGMDVLYISGEESEKQIKLRAERLGIKESRLHILTETRLEVVRDVALAMGPGLLIVDSIQTMVLEELQAAAGSVSQVREGAAFLMRLAKEEEIPIFLVGHVTKEGAIAGPRVLEHIVDTVLYFEGDRHHVYRLLRAVKNRFGSTNEIGVFEMHEDGLVEVPNPSKVFLGENSATAPGSSVAVIVEGSRPLLVEIQALVTPTTYGPPRRTATGIDYNRILMLLAVLDKKVGLHLGAQDVFINIAGGIRIDEPGVDLACIAAIASSLGERPLKRYALVGEVGLTGEVRGISQIEKRVKEAVKLGFEGCIIPRINVSAVKVPGNFTVIAVKTVEEAVQVMFEQ; this comes from the coding sequence TTGGCAAAGGTGAAGACGCGGTTTTTTTGTCAGTCCTGCGGTCAGGAAAGCCCCCGGTGGTTGGGGAAATGTCCGGGCTGTGGGGAATGGAATACCTTAGTTGAAGAAGTTGTGGAGCGTGCCGCTGCCAAGCGTACCCCCTTAGGAGTAAAGGCAACGCCTTTGACAGAGATTCAGATCCGGGAGGAAGAACGGGTCAGCTCGGGCAGTCAGGAGTTGAACAGGGTCTTGGGTGGGGGAATCGTCCCCGGCTCCTTTGTTCTTCTGGGCGGCGAGCCGGGCATCGGCAAATCCACCCTGCTTCTGCAAACGGCGGGATTATTGGCCAAGGGCATGGATGTACTGTATATCTCCGGAGAAGAATCGGAGAAGCAGATTAAGCTGAGAGCAGAGCGGCTGGGCATTAAGGAATCCCGTTTGCATATTTTAACGGAGACCCGGCTGGAGGTGGTCCGGGACGTGGCTTTGGCTATGGGGCCGGGTCTCTTAATCGTCGATTCTATCCAAACCATGGTGCTGGAAGAGCTGCAGGCCGCCGCAGGCAGTGTGAGCCAGGTGCGGGAGGGCGCAGCCTTTTTGATGCGGTTAGCCAAAGAGGAGGAGATCCCCATCTTTCTCGTCGGCCATGTGACCAAGGAAGGAGCTATCGCCGGACCGAGAGTACTGGAACATATTGTGGATACGGTGCTTTATTTTGAAGGGGACCGTCATCATGTTTATCGTTTGTTAAGGGCTGTGAAGAATCGTTTCGGCTCCACCAATGAGATCGGTGTTTTTGAGATGCATGAAGACGGCCTGGTGGAGGTTCCCAATCCCTCCAAAGTGTTCTTGGGAGAGAATTCAGCCACGGCCCCCGGCTCCTCGGTGGCGGTGATCGTGGAAGGTTCCCGGCCTTTGCTGGTGGAGATTCAGGCTCTCGTGACACCTACCACCTATGGACCGCCTCGCCGTACGGCTACGGGAATCGACTACAACCGGATTTTGATGCTCTTGGCTGTTTTGGATAAAAAGGTAGGCCTTCATCTGGGAGCCCAGGATGTGTTTATCAATATTGCCGGCGGTATCCGCATCGATGAACCGGGAGTAGATCTGGCCTGCATTGCAGCCATTGCCTCCAGCCTGGGGGAACGGCCGCTGAAGCGTTATGCTCTGGTTGGGGAAGTGGGGCTTACCGGAGAAGTGCGCGGGATTTCTCAGATCGAGAAGCGGGTGAAGGAAGCTGTGAAGCTGGGCTTTGAAGGCTGCATTATTCCCCGGATTAATGTCTCAGCGGTGAAGGTTCCCGGGAATTTTACGGTGATTGCGGTGAAGACGGTGGAGGAGGCTGTTCAGGTTATGTTTGAGCAGTAA
- a CDS encoding Mini-ribonuclease 3: MPRSWQEMNALTLAYLGDVVYELWVRTHLLNNGYEKVNELHRLATQYVRAGTQAKLLHHILPHLDEQELSVVHRGRNAKGGHPKSTDVVTYRYATGFEALVGYWQLTGRTERMLWAFEQVDQFVGEEDEGKGKGETAKEEESITDALSPAEQSEIDC, from the coding sequence ATGCCAAGATCCTGGCAGGAAATGAATGCCCTTACCCTGGCCTATCTGGGAGATGTGGTCTATGAGCTTTGGGTCAGGACCCATCTTCTCAATAATGGCTATGAAAAGGTTAATGAACTTCACCGCCTGGCTACCCAATATGTCCGGGCGGGGACCCAAGCCAAGCTTCTTCACCATATTCTCCCTCATCTCGATGAACAGGAGCTCTCGGTGGTTCACCGGGGCAGAAATGCTAAAGGGGGCCACCCTAAAAGCACCGATGTCGTAACATACCGCTATGCCACCGGCTTTGAAGCGCTGGTAGGCTATTGGCAGCTAACCGGCAGGACAGAGCGTATGCTGTGGGCCTTTGAGCAGGTGGACCAATTTGTTGGGGAAGAGGATGAAGGAAAAGGCAAGGGAGAAACAGCCAAGGAAGAAGAATCCATCACTGATGCATTGAGCCCGGCGGAGCAGTCGGAGATAGACTGCTGA
- the gltX gene encoding glutamate--tRNA ligase → MLKVRFAPSPTGPLHIGGARSALFNYLLARKEDGVFIVRSEDTDLERSSRESEHNIMEALRWLNIQWDEGIEVGGDNGPYRQTERLALYQEYTDRLLASGDAYYCYCSEEELEQERQDLMAKGETPRYLGKCRHLSAAERQTYEAAGRKPVVRFRVPEGRQILINDRVRGEVVFDSDGIGDYVIVKSDGIPTYNFAVVIDDTTMNITHVIRGEEHLSNTPRQVLIYQALGLPTPEFAHISLILNTEGKKMSKRDGDTAVIDYQAKGYLPEAVVNFIALMGWSPPGEEEFFTLEEMTQAFSLERVSKSPAVFDLNKLNYMNAHYIKQADPERLTDLAVPYLREMGAIPQGTLSEEERAWVTHYVQAIINHLSYMAQVKDFVHYVQGGEAPTPEGEALEILQGEQVPAVLDLFVEKLKSLEAIRVDTVKPLFKQITKETKLGGKQVFMPIRIALTGQMHGPELYDIVPLLGLENVLSRLAGTKALLAGSR, encoded by the coding sequence ATGCTTAAAGTTCGTTTTGCCCCCAGCCCGACGGGCCCCTTACATATCGGCGGTGCACGTTCCGCCCTCTTTAATTACCTGCTCGCCCGCAAAGAAGACGGGGTTTTTATCGTCCGCAGTGAGGATACCGATCTGGAGCGCTCCAGCCGGGAATCGGAACACAATATTATGGAGGCTCTGCGCTGGCTCAACATTCAATGGGATGAAGGAATCGAAGTCGGCGGCGACAACGGACCTTACCGCCAGACCGAGCGTCTGGCTCTTTATCAGGAATATACGGACAGGCTTCTCGCCAGCGGAGACGCCTATTATTGCTATTGTTCAGAAGAAGAGCTGGAGCAGGAACGCCAGGATTTGATGGCTAAAGGGGAAACTCCCCGCTACCTGGGTAAATGCCGTCATCTTTCCGCAGCAGAGCGCCAAACATACGAAGCGGCGGGCCGTAAACCTGTGGTTCGTTTTCGGGTGCCTGAAGGCCGGCAGATCCTGATCAACGACCGGGTGCGGGGAGAAGTGGTCTTTGACAGCGACGGCATCGGCGATTATGTCATCGTTAAGTCCGATGGCATTCCCACCTATAATTTTGCCGTGGTCATCGACGATACCACTATGAATATCACCCATGTCATCCGCGGGGAAGAACATCTCTCCAATACTCCCCGACAAGTGCTGATTTACCAGGCTTTAGGCCTCCCCACTCCGGAATTCGCTCATATCTCCCTGATTCTCAACACTGAAGGAAAAAAGATGAGCAAACGGGATGGGGATACAGCGGTTATCGATTATCAGGCCAAAGGATATCTGCCGGAGGCTGTGGTGAATTTCATTGCCCTGATGGGCTGGTCTCCCCCGGGGGAAGAAGAATTCTTTACCCTGGAGGAAATGACCCAAGCCTTCTCTTTGGAGCGGGTCTCCAAGAGTCCGGCGGTTTTTGACTTGAATAAACTAAACTATATGAACGCTCATTATATTAAGCAGGCGGACCCCGAGCGACTCACAGATTTGGCTGTGCCTTATCTCCGGGAGATGGGAGCTATTCCCCAGGGAACCCTTTCCGAAGAGGAACGGGCCTGGGTGACTCACTACGTTCAAGCCATCATTAATCACCTATCCTATATGGCTCAGGTTAAGGATTTTGTCCATTATGTACAGGGGGGAGAAGCTCCCACTCCGGAAGGGGAAGCCCTGGAGATCCTGCAAGGGGAGCAAGTCCCGGCTGTTCTGGACCTCTTTGTGGAAAAATTAAAGAGCCTGGAGGCAATTCGTGTCGATACGGTGAAGCCTTTATTTAAGCAGATCACCAAAGAAACGAAGCTGGGCGGCAAACAAGTCTTTATGCCCATTCGGATCGCACTGACCGGACAGATGCATGGACCGGAGCTCTATGACATTGTCCCGCTGCTGGGGCTGGAGAATGTGCTGAGCCGCTTGGCGGGGACGAAAGCTTTGCTTGCCGGCAGCCGCTAA
- the ispF gene encoding 2-C-methyl-D-erythritol 2,4-cyclodiphosphate synthase: MLRVGIGYDVHALVAGRPLILAGIDIPHEKGLLGHSDADVLTHTLMDALLGALALGDLGKHFPDTDERYRGISSMKLLEQVMKLLEERGYAIGNIDCIIAAQRPKLAPYIPQMRENLARALKTDLENVSVKATTTERLGFEGREEGISSQAIVCLVKV, translated from the coding sequence ATGCTAAGAGTAGGAATTGGCTATGACGTTCATGCCCTGGTGGCGGGGCGTCCTCTCATACTGGCTGGAATAGACATCCCCCATGAAAAAGGATTGTTGGGTCATTCCGATGCCGATGTCTTAACCCATACCCTCATGGATGCCCTCTTAGGGGCCTTGGCCCTGGGGGATCTGGGGAAGCATTTTCCGGATACCGATGAGCGATATCGGGGGATTTCCAGCATGAAGCTGCTTGAACAGGTTATGAAGCTGCTGGAGGAACGAGGCTATGCCATCGGCAATATTGACTGCATCATCGCCGCCCAGCGGCCAAAGCTGGCTCCCTATATTCCCCAAATGCGGGAGAATCTCGCCCGTGCTCTCAAAACCGATCTGGAAAACGTTTCGGTAAAGGCAACCACCACGGAGCGTCTGGGTTTCGAAGGCCGTGAAGAAGGAATCAGTTCTCAGGCTATTGTGTGCCTGGTTAAGGTTTGA
- the cysE gene encoding serine O-acetyltransferase: MVFGQIKQDIKVIFERDPAAKTIVEVILCYPGLHALIAHRLAHCLYKKNMVLIPRLISQTSRFFTGIEIHPGAKIGQGLFIDHGMGVVIGETAEVGDNVTIYQGVTLGGTGKEKGKRHPTVGNNVFIGSGAKILGSIKIGDNVKIGAGSVVTKPVPSNTTVVGVPGKVVSRHGMPLKELHVVTKSVCNKEIRAEEMPDPVQETLQILMERINYLEKKLGEKES; encoded by the coding sequence GTGGTGTTTGGCCAAATTAAGCAAGACATTAAAGTGATTTTTGAAAGAGATCCGGCGGCTAAAACGATAGTTGAGGTTATCCTGTGCTATCCGGGTCTTCATGCGTTGATCGCCCATCGTCTGGCACACTGTCTGTATAAAAAGAATATGGTTTTAATCCCTCGCTTAATCTCCCAGACCTCCCGTTTTTTTACGGGGATAGAAATTCATCCCGGTGCGAAAATCGGCCAGGGGCTCTTTATTGATCACGGGATGGGAGTGGTCATCGGGGAGACGGCCGAAGTGGGGGATAATGTTACCATCTACCAAGGGGTCACTCTGGGCGGAACAGGTAAGGAAAAAGGGAAAAGACACCCTACTGTTGGGAATAATGTTTTTATCGGTTCGGGAGCTAAAATATTAGGTTCCATTAAAATTGGGGATAATGTTAAAATCGGGGCAGGATCTGTGGTCACGAAGCCTGTTCCCAGCAATACCACGGTGGTGGGTGTTCCTGGAAAGGTTGTCTCACGCCACGGGATGCCCTTAAAGGAATTGCATGTGGTTACGAAATCCGTATGTAATAAAGAGATCCGGGCAGAAGAAATGCCGGATCCTGTTCAAGAAACATTGCAAATCCTCATGGAACGGATTAATTATCTGGAGAAAAAACTAGGGGAAAAGGAGAGCTGA
- a CDS encoding ATP-dependent Clp protease ATP-binding subunit, translating to MNEKYTEKALKALQFASDEAKRMGSNVIGTEHLLLGLVAEGEGIAAKSLHGIGVTPEKIREQIGNLTGIGQPFTGEVSLTPRVKRVMELAHEEARRHGVSYIGTEHLLLGLLMEGEGVAARVLRNLGVSPERIWKQVVQLLGGQPDDIPMPGGAPGPGTAKNNGAANTPALNEFGRDLTQQAREGRLDPVVGREDEIERVVQVLSRRTKNNPVLIGEPGVGKTAIAEGLAQRIINNKVPETLAGKRVVTLDLSAVVAGSKYRGEFEERLKKVMEEIRVDGRIIVFIDELHTLIGAGAAEGAIDAANILKPALARGELQCIGATTLDEYRKYIEKDPALERRFQPITVGEPTVEQAVQILLGLRDRYEAHHRTQITDEAVEAAVKMSDRYISDRFLPDKAIDLMDEAASRVRLAAFTAPPDLKSLEEKIEALKSEKEAAVLGQEFEKAAKFRDEEHQLREELAQLRNTWESKRDISQSQVTADDIAQIVASWTGIPVKKLAQEESERLLGLEETLHQRVVGQEDAVKAVSRAVRRARAGLKDPKRPVGSFIFLGPTGVGKTELARALAEALFGEEDALIRIDMSEYMEKHAVSRLVGAPPGYIGHDEGGQLTEAIRRKPYSVILLDEIEKAHPEVFNILLQVLEDGRLTDTKGRTVDFRNAVIIMTSNVGASFMKKEALGFASRRDEETEYKNMSSRVMEELKKTFRPEFLNRVDEIVVFHSLQTEGLLKITEILMKQVNGRLQEQGYDLQVEKSALELIAKEGNDPTFGARPLRRAIQRLIEDSLSEKILLGEFKSGDKIKVEAVEDKMKFAKVRARKSKKAEAAE from the coding sequence ATGAATGAAAAATATACGGAAAAGGCTCTCAAGGCGCTGCAATTCGCCTCAGACGAAGCTAAGCGCATGGGCTCCAATGTGATTGGCACCGAGCATCTGCTGCTTGGTTTAGTGGCTGAAGGGGAAGGTATCGCCGCCAAATCCCTTCATGGCATCGGGGTGACTCCGGAGAAAATCCGGGAACAAATCGGCAACCTGACTGGTATCGGCCAGCCTTTTACCGGAGAGGTAAGCCTGACTCCCCGGGTTAAACGGGTAATGGAGCTGGCTCATGAAGAAGCCCGTCGTCATGGGGTCAGCTATATCGGTACTGAGCATCTGCTCCTCGGTCTGCTGATGGAAGGAGAAGGTGTAGCGGCCCGGGTGCTGCGCAATCTCGGTGTGAGCCCGGAAAGAATTTGGAAGCAAGTGGTTCAGCTTTTAGGAGGTCAACCGGATGATATTCCCATGCCCGGCGGTGCTCCCGGGCCCGGCACAGCCAAGAATAACGGAGCTGCCAATACGCCGGCTTTGAATGAATTTGGCCGGGATCTGACCCAGCAAGCCCGGGAGGGCAGGCTGGACCCGGTAGTGGGACGGGAAGACGAGATTGAGCGTGTAGTTCAGGTCCTCAGCCGCCGCACCAAAAATAATCCTGTGCTCATCGGCGAACCGGGGGTAGGGAAAACGGCCATTGCCGAGGGGCTGGCCCAACGGATCATCAATAATAAAGTGCCCGAAACCCTGGCGGGCAAGCGGGTGGTTACCTTAGATCTCTCCGCTGTGGTGGCTGGAAGCAAGTATCGCGGGGAATTTGAAGAGCGCCTGAAAAAGGTCATGGAAGAGATTCGGGTGGACGGCCGCATTATCGTTTTCATCGATGAGCTTCACACCTTAATCGGAGCCGGAGCGGCTGAAGGAGCCATCGATGCGGCCAATATCCTCAAACCGGCCTTAGCCCGGGGAGAGCTCCAATGCATCGGCGCGACGACCTTGGATGAATATCGTAAATATATTGAAAAAGATCCCGCTCTGGAGCGGCGTTTCCAGCCTATTACGGTAGGAGAGCCTACAGTAGAGCAGGCTGTTCAGATTCTCTTGGGTTTACGGGATCGTTATGAAGCCCATCACCGGACCCAGATTACCGATGAAGCGGTGGAAGCAGCTGTGAAGATGTCCGATCGCTATATCTCGGATCGCTTCCTTCCCGATAAGGCCATTGATTTAATGGATGAGGCTGCTTCCCGTGTGCGCTTGGCAGCCTTTACAGCTCCCCCCGATCTTAAGTCTTTGGAAGAAAAGATCGAAGCCTTAAAGAGTGAGAAGGAAGCGGCTGTCTTAGGTCAGGAGTTTGAAAAAGCGGCTAAATTCCGGGATGAGGAGCATCAGCTTCGGGAAGAGCTTGCTCAGCTTCGCAACACCTGGGAGAGTAAACGGGATATAAGCCAAAGTCAGGTCACCGCCGATGATATCGCTCAGATCGTGGCCAGTTGGACAGGAATTCCGGTGAAGAAGCTGGCTCAGGAAGAAAGCGAACGGCTCCTGGGCTTGGAAGAAACTCTCCATCAACGGGTGGTGGGGCAAGAAGATGCTGTGAAGGCTGTTTCCCGCGCTGTGCGGCGGGCTCGTGCCGGATTGAAAGATCCCAAACGCCCGGTAGGTTCCTTCATCTTCCTCGGGCCCACCGGCGTGGGCAAGACCGAACTGGCCCGGGCTTTGGCAGAAGCTTTATTTGGTGAGGAAGACGCTCTGATTCGTATCGATATGTCCGAATATATGGAGAAGCATGCGGTTTCCCGTCTGGTGGGAGCACCTCCCGGATACATCGGTCATGATGAAGGGGGCCAATTGACCGAAGCCATCCGCCGTAAACCCTATAGTGTTATCCTGCTGGATGAAATCGAAAAAGCTCATCCTGAGGTCTTCAATATCCTGCTGCAGGTTCTGGAGGATGGCCGTCTCACCGATACCAAGGGCAGGACGGTGGATTTCCGTAATGCGGTGATTATTATGACCTCCAATGTGGGCGCTTCCTTCATGAAGAAAGAAGCTTTGGGCTTTGCCTCCCGCCGGGATGAGGAAACCGAGTACAAGAATATGAGCTCACGGGTAATGGAGGAACTGAAAAAGACCTTCCGTCCGGAGTTCCTCAACCGGGTGGACGAAATTGTGGTCTTCCATTCCCTGCAAACTGAGGGACTCTTGAAGATTACCGAGATTTTGATGAAGCAGGTTAATGGCCGTCTCCAGGAACAGGGCTATGATCTGCAGGTGGAAAAGAGTGCTCTTGAGCTGATTGCCAAAGAGGGCAATGATCCTACCTTCGGCGCCCGTCCTCTGCGCCGGGCTATCCAACGCCTGATCGAAGACAGCTTGTCGGAAAAGATTCTCCTCGGAGAATTTAAGTCCGGGGACAAAATCAAAGTTGAGGCCGTAGAGGACAAGATGAAATTCGCCAAAGTCAGAGCCCGTAAAAGCAAAAAGGCCGAAGCGGCGGAGTAG
- the cysS gene encoding cysteine--tRNA ligase, translating into MALRLFNTMSHQKEEFKPREEGKVGMYTCGPTVYNYFHVGNGRMLVVFDMIRRYLLYKGYDVTFVQNFTDIDDKIIKRGQEEGRDPLELAQDYIGEYFKDAAALNLMPASIHPKATDHIPEMIEIIKGLEEQGLAYAVDGDVYFAVDKLPAYGKLSGRTLEDMQAGARVEVGERKQNPMDFALWKNAKPGEPFWESPWGKGRPGWHIECSAMSLKYLGSGFDIHGGGGDLVFPHHENEIAQAEGYLHGETFARYWMHNAFLTINQQKMSKSLGNFFTVREILEHFPGEVIRFYLLGTHYRSPLDFDDENLQMAQKGLERLQTSIRLADEALGRQGQNSADAASGQKLRAAAEEARREFAEAMDDDFNSALAYASLFELGKAINAHVQAYPYSSEGLLKARATLWELADVLGFDLAKPANQAEAGNQKLDQVMELLLEVRAIARKKKDWEMSDLIRDRLKDLGIVLEDTPQGARWTLK; encoded by the coding sequence ATGGCATTAAGACTATTCAACACCATGAGCCACCAAAAAGAGGAGTTTAAGCCACGGGAAGAAGGCAAAGTGGGCATGTATACCTGCGGCCCAACGGTGTACAACTACTTCCATGTGGGCAATGGACGGATGCTTGTTGTCTTTGATATGATCCGCCGCTATCTTTTATATAAAGGCTATGATGTGACCTTCGTTCAAAATTTTACCGATATTGATGATAAGATTATCAAGCGGGGCCAGGAAGAGGGAAGGGATCCCCTGGAGCTGGCCCAGGATTATATCGGAGAATATTTTAAGGATGCCGCAGCTCTTAACCTGATGCCGGCCTCCATACATCCCAAAGCCACCGATCATATTCCGGAGATGATCGAGATTATTAAAGGCCTGGAGGAGCAAGGCTTAGCTTATGCTGTGGACGGGGACGTTTATTTTGCCGTGGACAAGCTTCCCGCTTATGGTAAGCTTTCCGGCCGGACGCTGGAGGATATGCAAGCCGGTGCCCGGGTGGAAGTAGGGGAACGCAAACAGAACCCCATGGATTTTGCACTGTGGAAAAATGCCAAACCCGGGGAGCCCTTTTGGGAAAGCCCTTGGGGAAAAGGCCGTCCCGGCTGGCATATTGAGTGTAGTGCCATGTCCTTGAAGTATTTGGGCTCCGGCTTTGATATTCACGGAGGAGGGGGAGATTTGGTCTTCCCTCACCATGAAAATGAAATTGCCCAAGCGGAAGGATATCTCCATGGCGAGACCTTTGCCCGGTATTGGATGCATAATGCCTTTTTAACCATCAATCAACAGAAAATGTCCAAATCCCTGGGGAACTTTTTTACGGTTCGGGAGATTCTTGAACATTTCCCCGGGGAAGTGATTCGTTTTTATCTTCTGGGCACTCATTACCGCAGTCCGTTGGACTTTGATGATGAGAATCTGCAGATGGCTCAGAAAGGTTTGGAGCGTCTGCAGACCAGCATCCGCCTGGCCGATGAAGCACTGGGCCGCCAGGGACAAAACTCCGCAGATGCCGCCTCCGGGCAAAAGCTAAGGGCAGCAGCAGAAGAAGCCCGCCGGGAATTCGCAGAGGCTATGGATGACGACTTTAACTCCGCCCTGGCTTATGCCAGCCTCTTTGAGTTGGGGAAAGCCATTAACGCTCATGTGCAAGCTTATCCCTACAGCTCGGAAGGTCTGTTAAAAGCCAGAGCTACCCTTTGGGAGCTGGCTGATGTCCTGGGCTTTGATCTGGCTAAGCCTGCCAACCAAGCTGAAGCCGGCAACCAAAAACTGGATCAAGTCATGGAGCTCCTCCTGGAAGTAAGAGCCATTGCCCGGAAAAAGAAAGACTGGGAAATGTCCGACCTGATCCGGGACCGGCTGAAAGATCTGGGAATTGTTCTGGAAGATACTCCTCAAGGGGCGCGTTGGACCCTGAAATAG